A region from the Carassius carassius chromosome 33, fCarCar2.1, whole genome shotgun sequence genome encodes:
- the LOC132113745 gene encoding protocadherin-18-like isoform X1, with product MGKTTYSNDRNLLLCKTLLKVIFLSAVAHNVSGKTLKYKVLEEQKVGTVIARLKEDVAGILSKLPSSVSPRFRAMQRGSTPLISVREEDGEISIATRIDREKLCEKNLNCTIEFDVITLPTEYLQLFHIQVEVLDINDNAPQFSRAIIPIEISESASVGTRFPLDSALDPDVGENALHTYSLTRNNFFKIDIRTRTDGAKYADLVVMRELDRETQSSYQLQLTASDSGVPPKSGSTLLKISISDSNDNSPAFDEQAYVVNLLESSPLGTLLFDLNATDPDEGNNGKIVFSFSSHVPPKILETFKINPDNGHITLIKKVDYETTSSYEIDVQAQDMGPNSIPGHCKIIIKVVDVNDNKPKININLMTQGKEEVAYISEASPVDTFIALVRVDDSDSGLNGEVVCRLHGHGHFRLQKTYENNYMILTNVSLDREKRSEYSLTVIAEDRGSPSLSTIKHFTVQVQDENDNPPRFEKSRYEIFKSENNSPGAYLTSVVATDPDLGSNGQVTYSVVESQVQGSSISTYVTIDPSNGAVYALRSFDREEVGRLSFTVQARDGAGLASLSSNTTVLLTVLDENDNPPIIVAPQLINHTAEVPLWRHAEPGHLVTIIKATDQDAGANSELTCSIVGGNDEGLFVIEQRRCELRTNGSVEASGREGFDLAILVQDRGASIRLSARAVLHISLREYPESFSLNPSDMNSQSTLDVSMIIIISLGAICGVLLIVMVMFATRCSREQKDPRHSYNCRVAESTYQNHPKKPARQIHKGDITLVPTVNGTLPVRAHPRSPSASPAPESRQIHHSRQSLNSLVTVSSNHVPENFALELAHATPPVEQVSQLLSILHQGQYQPRPSFRGNKYTRSYRYALNEMDKFSLKDSGRGDSEAGDSDCEMGRESPLLGEGFSELFTPDGHHRLHPTMKLCTEECRVLGHSDQCWMPPLPSPATSDYRSNLYIPGEDPQQIATPEEPQSGESTLRKKSFSTFGKESEEGEGEAGDGEDLCGTTSLLSEMNSVFQRLLPSSLDNYNETNETEKVTPCAAGVGSLERRKGHLPGKPSPATYQQNVAVWAANTHFQNPGHGHAPASHMTALVTPLPSPLPGPMATSASSSKWLPAMEEIPENHEEDELESVLGHLHGKRCDSRSEIMDASELVAEINKLLQDVRQS from the exons ATGGGAAAAACGACATACTCCAACGACAGGAATCTACTGCTTTGCAAGACGCTTCTCAAAGTTATATTTCTGTCGGCCGTGGCGCATAATGTTTCGGGGAAGACTTTAAAATACAAAGTTTTGGAGGAGCAGAAAGTTGGCACGGTGATTGCCAGACTGAAAGAGGATGTAGCCGGTATCTTATCCAAACTCCCGAGCTCAGTGTCCCCGCGCTTCCGCGCGATGCAGAGAGGCAGCACCCCTCTGATCTCCGTGCGCGAGGAGGACGGAGAGATCAGCATCGCCACCAGAATCGACCGCGAGAAGCTCTGCGAGAAAAACTTAAACTGCACCATCGAGTTCGACGTGATCACGCTACCCACGGAATACCTCCAGTTGTTTCACATTCAAGTGGAAGTGTTAGACATCAACGACAACGCTCCGCAGTTCTCGCGCGCCATCATCCCCATAGAGATATCAGAGAGCGCGTCTGTGGGAACGCGCTTCCCTTTGGATAGCGCGTTGGACCCTGATGTCGGGGAAAATGCGCTACACACGTACTCGCTCACTCGGAATAACTTTTTCAAAATCGATATCAGGACACGTACGGATGGCGCAAAGTACGCGGACCTTGTTGTGATGAGGGAACTTGACAGGGAAACACAGTCCAGCTACCAACTACAACTGACAGCATCAGACTCTGGCGTGCCGCCGAAATCTGGCTCAACTCTGCTCAAAATCAGCATATCCGATTCCAACGATAATAGCCCGGCCTTTGACGAGCAGGCTTACGTAGTCAACCTCCTGGAAAGTTCACCACTGGGGACGCTACTGTTTGACCTGAACGCCACAGACCCTGATGAAGGCAATAATGGCAAAATAGTCTTCTCTTTCAGCAGCCACGTGCCACCAAAAATTCTAGAGACCTTTAAAATTAACCCAGATAATGGCCACATCACTCTGATTAAGAAAGTTGACTACGAAACTACTTCCTCGTATGAAATAGATGTGCAAGCTCAGGATATGGGTCCCAATTCCATTCCAGGCCACTGTAAGATAATCATCAAAGTGGTTGATGTCAATGACAACAAGCCAAAAATCAACATTAACCTTATGACTCAGGGCAAAGAGGAGGTGGCCTACATCTCAGAGGCCTCTCCTGTCGATACTTTCATCGCATTAGTGCGCGTTGATGATAGCGACTCAGGTCTAAACGGTGAGGTTGTGTGCCGTCTCCATGGCCACGGGCATTTTCGCTTGCAGAAGACCTACGAGAACAACTACATGATTCTCACTAATGTGTCTCTTGATCGTGAGAAACGCTCTGAATATAGCCTGACGGTAATCGCTGAAGACCGTGGCTCACCAAGCCTGTCCACCATCAAACACTTCACGGTGCAGGTGCAAGATGAAAATGACAACCCTCCACGCTTCGAAAAGAGCCGATATGAGATCTTCAAGTCTGAGAACAATTCGCCCGGGGCATACCTGACGTCAGTGGTGGCCACTGACCCAGATTTGGGTTCTAATGGTCAGGTGACTTACTCAGTTGTGGAGAGCCAGGTTCAAGGTAGCTCTATTTCAACTTATGTGACCATTGACCCATCTAATGGTGCTGTGTATGCACTCCGAAGCTTTGATCGGGAAGAAGTTGGCCGGCTTTCGTTCACCGTGCAGGCGCGGGATGGTGCGGGCCTGGCTTCTCTAAGCAGCAACACCACTGTTTTGCTCACTGTACTAGATGAAAATGACAACCCACCTATCATTGTTGCTCCACAACTAATCAACCACACAGCTGAGGTGCCATTATGGCGGCACGCCGAGCCTGGTCATCTAGTGACAATCATCAAGGCAACAGATCAAGATGCAGGGGCCAACAGTGAGCTGACTTGCTCCATAGTCGGTGGTAATGACGAGGGACTCTTTGTCATTGAACAACGCAGATGTGAGTTACGAACCAACGGAAGCGTAGAGGCCTCGGGGCGTGAGGGATTTGATCTCGCAATCCTTGTACAAGACAGAGGTGCGTCGATTCGTCTTTCAGCGAGGGCCGTTCTGCACATTAGCCTGCGGGAATATCCAGAAAGCTTCTCCTTGAACCCTTCAGACATGAACAGCCAATCGACTCTAGATGTGTCTATGATCATCATCATTTCCCTCGGTGCCATCTGTGGTGTGCTTCTCATCGTCATGGTAATGTTTGCAACCAGGTGCTCGAGAGAGCAGAAGGACCCAAGACATTCCTATAACTGCAGAGTGGCTGAGTCTACCTATCAAAACCACCCCAAAAAACCTGCCCGGCAGATCCACAAGGGTGATATCACATTGGTCCCCACAGTTAATGGTACCCTGCCTGTGAGGGCCCATCCTCGCTCCCCCTCGGCCTCACCTGCTCCAGAGAGCCGCCAGATCCACCACAGCCGCCAATCACTCAACAGCCTGGTCACCGTCTCTTCCAATCACGTGCCAGAAAACTTTGCACTAGAACTCGCTCATGCCACACCACCTGTtgag CAAGTCTCACAGCTTCTGTCCATACTTCATCAGGGCCAGTACCAACCCAGACCCAGTTTCCGTGGCAACAAATACACCCGGAGCTACAG gtaCGCTTTGAATGAGATGGATAAGTTCAGTCTGAAGGACAGTGGACGAGGGGATAGTGAGGCAGGAGACAGTGATTGTGAGATGGGGAGGGAGTCTCCTCTGCTTGGAGAAGGCTTCAGTGAGCTCTTCACTCCTGATGGACATCACAGACTGCATCCAA CGATGAAGCTGTGTACCGAAGAGTGTCGTGTCCTCGGTCACTCTGACCAGTGCTGGATGCCCCCATTGCCTTCCCCAGCCACCTCTGATTACCGCAGCAACCTCTACATCCCTGGAGAAGACCCTCAACAGATTGCCACCCCTGAAGAACCACAATCTGGTGAGTCAACACTGAGGAAAAAGAGCTTCTCCACATTTGGCAAAGAGAGCGAGGAGGGAGAGGGGGAGGCAGGTGATGGGGAAGACCTGTGTGGAACAACCTCTCTGCTGTCTGAAATGAACAGCGTGTTCCAGAGGCTCCTCCCCTCCTCGCTGGATAATTACAACGAGACTAATGAAACTGAAAAGGTAACACCCTGCGCTGCTGGGGTGGGATCGTTAGAAAGAAGGAAGGGCCACTTACCTGGTAAACCAAGCCCTGCCACCTATCAGCAGAACGTGGCTGTTTGGGCCGCTAATACGCATTTCCAAAATCCTGGACATGGCCACGCCCCTGCTAGTCACATGACAGCCCTGGTGACCCCGCTCCCTTCCCCTCTGCCAGGTCCCATGGCAACATCAGCTTCCTCTTCGAAATGGCTACCTGCGATGGAGGAAATTCCAGAGAATCATGAGGAAGATGAGTTAGAGTCTGTGCTTGGGCATCTGCATGGCAAGCGCTGCGACAGTCGCAGCGAAATTATGGACGCCAGCGAGCTGGTTGCAGAAATCAACAAACTCCTTCAAGATGTCAGGCAAAGCTAA
- the LOC132113745 gene encoding protocadherin-18-like isoform X2, with amino-acid sequence MGKTTYSNDRNLLLCKTLLKVIFLSAVAHNVSGKTLKYKVLEEQKVGTVIARLKEDVAGILSKLPSSVSPRFRAMQRGSTPLISVREEDGEISIATRIDREKLCEKNLNCTIEFDVITLPTEYLQLFHIQVEVLDINDNAPQFSRAIIPIEISESASVGTRFPLDSALDPDVGENALHTYSLTRNNFFKIDIRTRTDGAKYADLVVMRELDRETQSSYQLQLTASDSGVPPKSGSTLLKISISDSNDNSPAFDEQAYVVNLLESSPLGTLLFDLNATDPDEGNNGKIVFSFSSHVPPKILETFKINPDNGHITLIKKVDYETTSSYEIDVQAQDMGPNSIPGHCKIIIKVVDVNDNKPKININLMTQGKEEVAYISEASPVDTFIALVRVDDSDSGLNGEVVCRLHGHGHFRLQKTYENNYMILTNVSLDREKRSEYSLTVIAEDRGSPSLSTIKHFTVQVQDENDNPPRFEKSRYEIFKSENNSPGAYLTSVVATDPDLGSNGQVTYSVVESQVQGSSISTYVTIDPSNGAVYALRSFDREEVGRLSFTVQARDGAGLASLSSNTTVLLTVLDENDNPPIIVAPQLINHTAEVPLWRHAEPGHLVTIIKATDQDAGANSELTCSIVGGNDEGLFVIEQRRCELRTNGSVEASGREGFDLAILVQDRGASIRLSARAVLHISLREYPESFSLNPSDMNSQSTLDVSMIIIISLGAICGVLLIVMVMFATRCSREQKDPRHSYNCRVAESTYQNHPKKPARQIHKGDITLVPTVNGTLPVRAHPRSPSASPAPESRQIHHSRQSLNSLVTVSSNHVPENFALELAHATPPVEGQYQPRPSFRGNKYTRSYRYALNEMDKFSLKDSGRGDSEAGDSDCEMGRESPLLGEGFSELFTPDGHHRLHPTMKLCTEECRVLGHSDQCWMPPLPSPATSDYRSNLYIPGEDPQQIATPEEPQSGESTLRKKSFSTFGKESEEGEGEAGDGEDLCGTTSLLSEMNSVFQRLLPSSLDNYNETNETEKVTPCAAGVGSLERRKGHLPGKPSPATYQQNVAVWAANTHFQNPGHGHAPASHMTALVTPLPSPLPGPMATSASSSKWLPAMEEIPENHEEDELESVLGHLHGKRCDSRSEIMDASELVAEINKLLQDVRQS; translated from the exons ATGGGAAAAACGACATACTCCAACGACAGGAATCTACTGCTTTGCAAGACGCTTCTCAAAGTTATATTTCTGTCGGCCGTGGCGCATAATGTTTCGGGGAAGACTTTAAAATACAAAGTTTTGGAGGAGCAGAAAGTTGGCACGGTGATTGCCAGACTGAAAGAGGATGTAGCCGGTATCTTATCCAAACTCCCGAGCTCAGTGTCCCCGCGCTTCCGCGCGATGCAGAGAGGCAGCACCCCTCTGATCTCCGTGCGCGAGGAGGACGGAGAGATCAGCATCGCCACCAGAATCGACCGCGAGAAGCTCTGCGAGAAAAACTTAAACTGCACCATCGAGTTCGACGTGATCACGCTACCCACGGAATACCTCCAGTTGTTTCACATTCAAGTGGAAGTGTTAGACATCAACGACAACGCTCCGCAGTTCTCGCGCGCCATCATCCCCATAGAGATATCAGAGAGCGCGTCTGTGGGAACGCGCTTCCCTTTGGATAGCGCGTTGGACCCTGATGTCGGGGAAAATGCGCTACACACGTACTCGCTCACTCGGAATAACTTTTTCAAAATCGATATCAGGACACGTACGGATGGCGCAAAGTACGCGGACCTTGTTGTGATGAGGGAACTTGACAGGGAAACACAGTCCAGCTACCAACTACAACTGACAGCATCAGACTCTGGCGTGCCGCCGAAATCTGGCTCAACTCTGCTCAAAATCAGCATATCCGATTCCAACGATAATAGCCCGGCCTTTGACGAGCAGGCTTACGTAGTCAACCTCCTGGAAAGTTCACCACTGGGGACGCTACTGTTTGACCTGAACGCCACAGACCCTGATGAAGGCAATAATGGCAAAATAGTCTTCTCTTTCAGCAGCCACGTGCCACCAAAAATTCTAGAGACCTTTAAAATTAACCCAGATAATGGCCACATCACTCTGATTAAGAAAGTTGACTACGAAACTACTTCCTCGTATGAAATAGATGTGCAAGCTCAGGATATGGGTCCCAATTCCATTCCAGGCCACTGTAAGATAATCATCAAAGTGGTTGATGTCAATGACAACAAGCCAAAAATCAACATTAACCTTATGACTCAGGGCAAAGAGGAGGTGGCCTACATCTCAGAGGCCTCTCCTGTCGATACTTTCATCGCATTAGTGCGCGTTGATGATAGCGACTCAGGTCTAAACGGTGAGGTTGTGTGCCGTCTCCATGGCCACGGGCATTTTCGCTTGCAGAAGACCTACGAGAACAACTACATGATTCTCACTAATGTGTCTCTTGATCGTGAGAAACGCTCTGAATATAGCCTGACGGTAATCGCTGAAGACCGTGGCTCACCAAGCCTGTCCACCATCAAACACTTCACGGTGCAGGTGCAAGATGAAAATGACAACCCTCCACGCTTCGAAAAGAGCCGATATGAGATCTTCAAGTCTGAGAACAATTCGCCCGGGGCATACCTGACGTCAGTGGTGGCCACTGACCCAGATTTGGGTTCTAATGGTCAGGTGACTTACTCAGTTGTGGAGAGCCAGGTTCAAGGTAGCTCTATTTCAACTTATGTGACCATTGACCCATCTAATGGTGCTGTGTATGCACTCCGAAGCTTTGATCGGGAAGAAGTTGGCCGGCTTTCGTTCACCGTGCAGGCGCGGGATGGTGCGGGCCTGGCTTCTCTAAGCAGCAACACCACTGTTTTGCTCACTGTACTAGATGAAAATGACAACCCACCTATCATTGTTGCTCCACAACTAATCAACCACACAGCTGAGGTGCCATTATGGCGGCACGCCGAGCCTGGTCATCTAGTGACAATCATCAAGGCAACAGATCAAGATGCAGGGGCCAACAGTGAGCTGACTTGCTCCATAGTCGGTGGTAATGACGAGGGACTCTTTGTCATTGAACAACGCAGATGTGAGTTACGAACCAACGGAAGCGTAGAGGCCTCGGGGCGTGAGGGATTTGATCTCGCAATCCTTGTACAAGACAGAGGTGCGTCGATTCGTCTTTCAGCGAGGGCCGTTCTGCACATTAGCCTGCGGGAATATCCAGAAAGCTTCTCCTTGAACCCTTCAGACATGAACAGCCAATCGACTCTAGATGTGTCTATGATCATCATCATTTCCCTCGGTGCCATCTGTGGTGTGCTTCTCATCGTCATGGTAATGTTTGCAACCAGGTGCTCGAGAGAGCAGAAGGACCCAAGACATTCCTATAACTGCAGAGTGGCTGAGTCTACCTATCAAAACCACCCCAAAAAACCTGCCCGGCAGATCCACAAGGGTGATATCACATTGGTCCCCACAGTTAATGGTACCCTGCCTGTGAGGGCCCATCCTCGCTCCCCCTCGGCCTCACCTGCTCCAGAGAGCCGCCAGATCCACCACAGCCGCCAATCACTCAACAGCCTGGTCACCGTCTCTTCCAATCACGTGCCAGAAAACTTTGCACTAGAACTCGCTCATGCCACACCACCTGTtgag GGCCAGTACCAACCCAGACCCAGTTTCCGTGGCAACAAATACACCCGGAGCTACAG gtaCGCTTTGAATGAGATGGATAAGTTCAGTCTGAAGGACAGTGGACGAGGGGATAGTGAGGCAGGAGACAGTGATTGTGAGATGGGGAGGGAGTCTCCTCTGCTTGGAGAAGGCTTCAGTGAGCTCTTCACTCCTGATGGACATCACAGACTGCATCCAA CGATGAAGCTGTGTACCGAAGAGTGTCGTGTCCTCGGTCACTCTGACCAGTGCTGGATGCCCCCATTGCCTTCCCCAGCCACCTCTGATTACCGCAGCAACCTCTACATCCCTGGAGAAGACCCTCAACAGATTGCCACCCCTGAAGAACCACAATCTGGTGAGTCAACACTGAGGAAAAAGAGCTTCTCCACATTTGGCAAAGAGAGCGAGGAGGGAGAGGGGGAGGCAGGTGATGGGGAAGACCTGTGTGGAACAACCTCTCTGCTGTCTGAAATGAACAGCGTGTTCCAGAGGCTCCTCCCCTCCTCGCTGGATAATTACAACGAGACTAATGAAACTGAAAAGGTAACACCCTGCGCTGCTGGGGTGGGATCGTTAGAAAGAAGGAAGGGCCACTTACCTGGTAAACCAAGCCCTGCCACCTATCAGCAGAACGTGGCTGTTTGGGCCGCTAATACGCATTTCCAAAATCCTGGACATGGCCACGCCCCTGCTAGTCACATGACAGCCCTGGTGACCCCGCTCCCTTCCCCTCTGCCAGGTCCCATGGCAACATCAGCTTCCTCTTCGAAATGGCTACCTGCGATGGAGGAAATTCCAGAGAATCATGAGGAAGATGAGTTAGAGTCTGTGCTTGGGCATCTGCATGGCAAGCGCTGCGACAGTCGCAGCGAAATTATGGACGCCAGCGAGCTGGTTGCAGAAATCAACAAACTCCTTCAAGATGTCAGGCAAAGCTAA